The following proteins are encoded in a genomic region of Phycisphaerae bacterium:
- a CDS encoding sulfatase-like hydrolase/transferase — translation MAIRDRQSSLKSGPKRARQLWFGVVALLVLAIVVFVGWQFRGSSALGAVPRGVLLITLDTTRADHLGCYGCPTARTPNLDRLAREGAVFTRCTTCSPLTLPSHSSILTALYPYAHGARQNGTGRLADSNTTLAETLKAAGFATQATIASFVLNQQFGTAQGFDVYHDVVRPTTGNPTEAERRGDEVCDDALQMLRTLKDQRFFLWVHFYDPHFPYLSERTPDILSPQAYADEIAFMDMQIGRLLDGLRETGRDRDTLVVAVADHGEGLNDHDEWKHGYFLYETTVHAPLMVWWPARVPARRITSQVRTIDVAPTILDLLGLPAWEHAQGVTLRPLLRGAQTDLKLAAYSETFLAQIEYGLSQLRSLSADGWKYVWSPEPELYDLGADAGETRNLIAEEPERAAGLLADLRQLIADAPPPPDAAESSTRLSAAGRRDLESLGYVASDNALSDDDIPESDRFEPQGAAPRAFARSFKLISWELPRLLKAKQHAQAEQMLRNLIATLPGAAYLPTYLAGVLESDGRMAEARDAFERAVALAPQDHVVRMKYGTFLRRSNQPAEALVQFTAILERTPDDTGALTQAALAHATLGQFDAAEEHLQHALQVEPRETNALRVLGLLREQQQRLPEALDYYNQALALDPGFSECAADRDRVRQKLER, via the coding sequence ATGGCGATACGCGACCGGCAAAGCAGCTTGAAATCCGGCCCGAAGCGGGCGCGGCAGCTCTGGTTTGGCGTGGTGGCGCTGCTCGTTCTGGCCATCGTCGTGTTCGTGGGCTGGCAATTCCGCGGGTCCTCTGCATTAGGTGCTGTCCCACGCGGCGTGCTGCTTATCACGCTGGACACCACGCGGGCCGACCATCTGGGCTGCTACGGCTGCCCGACGGCCCGCACGCCGAACCTCGACCGCCTGGCGCGCGAGGGCGCCGTCTTCACCCGCTGCACCACCTGCTCCCCGCTCACGCTGCCATCCCACTCCAGTATCCTCACCGCCCTCTACCCGTACGCCCACGGTGCTCGCCAGAACGGCACCGGCCGGCTCGCGGACTCCAACACCACGCTGGCCGAGACCCTCAAAGCCGCCGGCTTCGCCACCCAGGCCACCATCGCCAGCTTCGTCCTGAACCAGCAATTCGGCACCGCCCAGGGCTTCGACGTCTATCACGACGTCGTCCGCCCGACCACCGGCAATCCGACCGAGGCCGAGCGGCGCGGCGACGAGGTCTGCGATGACGCGCTCCAGATGCTCCGCACATTGAAGGATCAGCGTTTCTTCCTGTGGGTGCACTTCTACGATCCGCACTTCCCCTACCTGTCGGAGCGGACACCGGACATCCTCTCGCCGCAGGCCTACGCCGACGAGATTGCCTTCATGGACATGCAGATCGGCCGCCTGCTGGACGGCCTGCGTGAAACCGGGCGCGACCGTGACACGCTGGTGGTGGCAGTGGCCGATCACGGCGAGGGGTTGAACGATCACGACGAATGGAAGCACGGGTACTTCCTGTACGAGACGACGGTCCACGCGCCGCTGATGGTCTGGTGGCCGGCGCGTGTGCCGGCCCGGCGTATCACGAGCCAGGTGCGGACCATTGACGTCGCGCCGACGATACTCGACCTGCTGGGGCTGCCGGCGTGGGAGCATGCCCAGGGGGTGACGCTGCGGCCGCTGTTGCGTGGGGCGCAGACGGATCTGAAGCTGGCGGCGTACAGCGAGACGTTTCTGGCGCAGATCGAGTATGGCTTGTCGCAGTTGCGTAGTCTGTCGGCGGACGGGTGGAAGTACGTGTGGTCGCCGGAGCCGGAGTTGTATGACCTGGGGGCGGACGCCGGCGAGACCCGCAACCTGATCGCCGAGGAGCCTGAGCGGGCGGCCGGCTTGCTGGCCGACCTGCGGCAACTGATCGCCGACGCGCCACCCCCGCCGGACGCCGCGGAATCTTCAACGCGGCTGAGCGCTGCGGGCCGGCGTGATCTTGAATCGCTCGGGTACGTCGCCTCCGACAACGCGCTGTCCGACGACGACATCCCCGAATCGGACCGCTTTGAGCCCCAGGGCGCGGCCCCGCGCGCGTTTGCCCGCTCCTTTAAGCTGATCTCGTGGGAATTGCCGCGGCTGCTCAAGGCGAAACAGCATGCCCAGGCTGAGCAGATGCTCCGCAACCTGATCGCCACGCTGCCTGGCGCCGCCTACCTGCCGACGTATCTCGCCGGCGTGCTCGAGTCGGACGGGCGCATGGCCGAGGCGCGCGACGCATTCGAGCGTGCCGTGGCGCTGGCACCGCAGGACCACGTCGTGCGGATGAAATACGGGACTTTTCTGCGCCGCAGCAATCAGCCCGCCGAGGCCCTGGTACAGTTCACCGCAATTCTGGAGCGCACGCCGGACGACACCGGCGCGCTGACCCAGGCCGCGCTCGCCCACGCCACGCTCGGGCAGTTTGACGCCGCCGAGGAGCACTTGCAGCATGCGCTGCAGGTTGAGCCGCGCGAAACGAACGCGTTGCGGGTGCTGGGCCTGCTGCGTGAACAGCAGCAGCGGCTGCCGGAGGCGTTGGACTACTACAATCAGGCCCTGGCACTGGATCCCGGTTTCAGTGAATGCGCGGCGGACCGGGACCGTGTCAGGCAGAAGCTCGAACGGTGA
- a CDS encoding sulfatase-like hydrolase/transferase, which translates to MCTVAALVLVYRVGMARGWFGGRAGEPLNVLLITADTTRADYLGCYGRTAAQTPNIDRLARAGTQFRRCVTSSVQTLPSHCTIMTGLYPFVHGVRRNGTDQLPPAAVTLAEALKSAGFATRAALGSYVLDGRFGMAQGFDEYRTVPAPQAGTDPAAAQRKGDQVCADALDMLTKSARERFFLWVHFYDPHYPYESARASDPESPAAYADEITFMDTQIGRLLDRLRELGLDQRTLVILVGDHGEGLDDHDEFEHSFFAYETTVQVPFIAACPGVVPPNHVVADVVRTLDIAPTMLDLLGLPPLPDAQGVSLRPLLDKAEHHLDLTAYAEAGEPHTLFRLARIRTLTAGPLKYIHAPTPQLYDLLADPGEQQDLASARPADVARLREQLRALLADAPPRLAEDSSLRLAHHELARLESLGYLGVAADPAEQDLSEVDLFEPRGVDPHLHIRAISTYQRARIAIAHGQHATAEAQLQSVLTALADAPAPLRDLADVLARQGKFDAAIQSYERVLALTPEDSRTRAQYASMLLGARRWDAAATQATQVLALTPNDAAAHSMLGVAYSGMERYGEACAHFEAAVRLQPRNPNALHALGQVYTRLGRLDQAADCFRRVLALDPRSERARAALQAVEQARPH; encoded by the coding sequence ATGTGCACCGTGGCGGCGCTCGTGCTCGTGTATCGCGTCGGCATGGCGCGCGGCTGGTTCGGCGGCAGGGCCGGCGAGCCGCTCAATGTCCTGCTGATCACGGCCGACACGACCCGTGCCGACTACCTCGGCTGCTACGGCCGGACCGCCGCCCAGACACCCAACATCGACCGGCTCGCGCGCGCCGGCACCCAGTTCCGCCGCTGCGTCACCAGCTCCGTCCAGACGCTCCCCTCGCACTGCACGATCATGACGGGCCTCTACCCGTTCGTGCACGGCGTGCGCCGCAACGGCACGGATCAGCTACCGCCGGCTGCCGTCACGCTGGCCGAGGCGCTGAAATCGGCCGGCTTCGCGACGCGGGCCGCGCTCGGGTCCTACGTACTCGACGGTCGCTTCGGCATGGCACAGGGCTTCGACGAGTACCGCACGGTACCCGCCCCACAGGCCGGCACCGACCCGGCCGCGGCGCAGCGCAAGGGCGACCAGGTCTGCGCCGATGCGCTCGACATGCTGACAAAGTCCGCTCGCGAGCGTTTCTTCCTGTGGGTCCACTTCTACGATCCGCACTACCCGTACGAATCCGCGCGCGCCTCCGACCCCGAGTCGCCGGCTGCCTACGCCGACGAAATTACCTTCATGGACACGCAGATCGGCCGGCTCCTCGACCGTCTGCGCGAGCTTGGACTCGACCAGCGCACACTGGTCATCCTCGTCGGCGACCACGGCGAGGGCCTCGATGACCACGACGAGTTCGAACACAGCTTCTTCGCGTACGAGACGACCGTGCAGGTGCCGTTCATCGCCGCATGCCCTGGTGTTGTGCCACCGAACCACGTCGTGGCGGACGTCGTCCGGACGCTGGACATTGCACCGACGATGCTCGACCTCCTCGGCCTGCCGCCGCTCCCCGACGCGCAGGGCGTGTCACTTCGGCCCTTGCTGGACAAGGCGGAGCACCACCTCGACCTCACCGCGTACGCCGAAGCCGGCGAGCCGCACACGCTGTTCCGACTGGCGCGCATTCGGACCCTGACCGCCGGCCCGCTGAAGTACATCCACGCTCCGACACCCCAGCTCTACGACCTGCTGGCGGATCCGGGCGAACAACAGGATCTCGCGTCCGCGCGACCCGCCGATGTCGCGCGCCTGCGCGAGCAACTGCGTGCGCTGCTGGCGGATGCGCCGCCCCGCCTCGCCGAGGACTCCTCCTTGCGGCTCGCTCACCACGAACTCGCCCGCCTGGAGTCGCTCGGCTATCTGGGCGTCGCAGCCGACCCCGCCGAGCAGGACCTCAGCGAGGTGGACCTGTTCGAGCCGCGCGGCGTCGATCCGCACTTGCACATCCGCGCCATCAGCACCTACCAGCGCGCCCGCATCGCGATCGCGCACGGCCAGCACGCCACCGCCGAAGCTCAATTGCAGTCCGTCCTGACCGCGTTGGCCGATGCGCCGGCTCCACTTCGCGATCTCGCCGACGTGCTCGCCCGCCAGGGCAAGTTCGACGCAGCCATCCAGAGTTACGAGCGCGTGCTGGCGCTCACGCCCGAGGACTCGCGCACCCGCGCGCAATACGCCTCGATGCTGCTCGGTGCCCGCCGCTGGGACGCCGCCGCCACTCAAGCCACGCAGGTCCTCGCGCTGACCCCGAACGATGCGGCGGCACACTCCATGTTGGGCGTCGCCTACAGCGGCATGGAGCGTTATGGTGAGGCCTGCGCGCACTTCGAGGCAGCGGTCCGTCTGCAGCCGCGAAATCCGAACGCGCTGCACGCGCTCGGACAGGTATATACGCGCCTCGGCCGCCTGGATCAGGCCGCGGACTGCTTTCGCCGCGTGCTCGCGCTCGATCCGCGTTCCGAACGGGCCCGCGCCGCCCTGCAAGCTGTTGAGCAGGCCCGGCCGCACTAG
- a CDS encoding VanZ family protein, with translation MSAAPPSSLPPTWTHWYRRALPAYWIFLFILTHFPKLEFGVPVPSSDKLAHFGAFALLTFLFWRFAESLQRPLSGRFVWLAAAVLLIYSAADEYTQQFVGRSTDLSDWLCDLAGVALVLGWLEWRRRHNVRRTRESVASTPAPR, from the coding sequence GTGAGCGCCGCGCCGCCCTCGTCGCTGCCCCCCACCTGGACCCACTGGTACCGCCGTGCTCTGCCCGCTTACTGGATCTTTCTCTTCATCCTCACGCACTTTCCGAAGCTCGAATTCGGCGTCCCCGTCCCCTCGTCCGACAAGCTCGCGCATTTTGGTGCGTTCGCCCTGCTGACCTTCCTGTTTTGGCGTTTCGCGGAGTCGCTACAGCGGCCGCTCTCCGGCCGCTTCGTCTGGCTGGCCGCGGCCGTGCTGCTGATCTACAGCGCCGCGGATGAGTACACGCAGCAATTCGTCGGCCGCAGCACCGATCTCAGCGACTGGCTGTGCGACCTCGCCGGCGTCGCGCTCGTGTTGGGGTGGCTCGAATGGCGCCGCCGACATAACGTCCGGCGCACCCGTGAATCAGTGGCCT
- a CDS encoding sulfatase-like hydrolase/transferase — protein MSEPGRPASQREPTAAVANARRPRRLVLLALVGVAVLIAFGVLARPLWSTRDKRPRNVLLFTLDTTRADYLGCYGRATAQTPNLDRLAREGTLFARCASASPLTLPSHSSILTGEYPYAHGARQNGTGRLAAGAVTLAEVLKQAGFTTQATVAAFVLNRQFGTDQGFDVYNDVVPAAVGNPLNAERKGDEIARDAVELLQSVKDRPFFLWVHFYDPHFPYESPRIPDQRSPNAYADEIAFMDTQIGVVLDQLRALGHEQDTLVIAVGDHGEGLGQHDELMHGYLLYDTTIHVPFLVRGPGVPAGRTVTAQVRTIDIAPTILAALKLPAMERAQGVSLWPLLAPTPADLQLTGYSETFDAQIEYGLSQLRSLSAGQWKYILAPQSELYDIAIDPGELRNVLSANTARGEQLRTALHDLLADAPPPPSAEESAVKLTGDEAARLAGLGYVGTPSAFTEEDVTELDRFEPRGGDPKDYIHYFRLLVDDLPRMQANKEYAQAEQLLRRLIDAMPDASRLYVHLAAALNPQGRTDEATQAFERAVALAPHDYDIRRKYGTFLGRVQRYADAIAQFELVLQQLPTDTFTLEESARAHAALGQFTAAEQQLTAGLAVEPRSVRLLRAFGRIKEMQGQPAAAADYYRQALAIDPDLKDCQADLARIEQARPN, from the coding sequence ATGAGCGAACCCGGACGACCAGCAAGTCAGCGCGAACCCACCGCCGCAGTCGCCAACGCGCGCCGCCCCCGGCGGCTTGTCCTCCTCGCCCTCGTCGGCGTCGCGGTGCTGATCGCATTCGGCGTGCTGGCGCGCCCACTCTGGTCCACCCGGGACAAGCGGCCGCGCAATGTGCTGCTGTTCACGCTCGACACGACGCGGGCGGACTACCTCGGCTGCTATGGGCGGGCCACCGCGCAGACGCCCAACCTCGACCGCCTCGCCCGTGAAGGCACGCTGTTTGCGCGCTGCGCCAGCGCGTCGCCGCTCACCTTGCCCTCCCATTCCAGCATCCTCACCGGCGAGTACCCGTACGCCCACGGCGCGCGGCAAAACGGCACCGGCCGCCTCGCCGCCGGCGCGGTGACGCTCGCCGAGGTCCTCAAGCAGGCCGGCTTCACCACACAGGCCACCGTCGCGGCGTTCGTGCTGAACCGGCAGTTTGGCACCGACCAGGGTTTTGACGTGTACAACGACGTCGTACCGGCGGCGGTGGGCAATCCGCTGAACGCTGAGCGGAAAGGCGACGAGATCGCCCGTGACGCAGTGGAGCTGCTGCAAAGCGTCAAGGATCGACCGTTCTTCCTGTGGGTCCACTTCTACGACCCGCATTTCCCGTACGAGTCGCCCCGGATCCCCGATCAGCGCTCGCCGAACGCGTATGCCGACGAGATCGCGTTCATGGACACGCAGATCGGGGTCGTGCTCGACCAGTTGCGGGCGCTGGGGCATGAGCAGGACACGCTCGTTATCGCGGTCGGCGACCACGGCGAGGGCCTCGGACAGCACGACGAGCTGATGCACGGCTATCTGCTATATGACACGACCATCCACGTTCCATTCCTGGTGCGGGGCCCCGGCGTCCCGGCCGGTCGGACCGTGACCGCGCAGGTGCGCACCATCGACATCGCCCCGACCATCCTCGCGGCACTCAAGCTACCGGCGATGGAACGGGCCCAGGGCGTGAGCCTCTGGCCCCTGCTGGCGCCGACGCCCGCGGACCTGCAGCTCACCGGCTACAGCGAGACGTTCGATGCCCAGATCGAATACGGCCTGTCGCAGTTGCGCAGCCTGTCCGCCGGGCAGTGGAAGTATATTCTCGCGCCACAGTCGGAGCTCTACGACATCGCCATTGATCCCGGCGAGCTGCGCAATGTGCTGTCCGCCAACACCGCGCGTGGCGAGCAGCTGCGCACCGCGCTGCACGACCTGCTCGCCGATGCGCCGCCCCCGCCGTCCGCCGAGGAGTCCGCGGTCAAGCTGACCGGTGACGAGGCGGCCCGGCTTGCCGGCCTGGGCTACGTCGGCACGCCGTCGGCTTTCACCGAAGAGGACGTCACCGAACTGGACCGGTTCGAGCCCCGCGGCGGCGACCCGAAAGATTACATTCATTACTTCCGCTTGCTCGTCGACGATCTGCCGCGCATGCAGGCGAACAAGGAGTACGCCCAGGCCGAGCAGTTGCTGCGGCGTCTGATCGACGCGATGCCCGACGCATCGCGGCTGTATGTGCACCTGGCCGCCGCCCTGAATCCGCAAGGCCGCACGGACGAGGCCACGCAGGCGTTCGAGCGCGCGGTCGCGCTGGCGCCGCACGATTACGACATCCGCCGCAAGTACGGCACGTTCCTGGGGCGCGTGCAGCGTTACGCGGACGCCATCGCGCAGTTCGAGCTGGTGCTGCAGCAACTACCCACCGACACGTTCACGCTCGAAGAGTCCGCCCGAGCCCACGCCGCCCTAGGCCAGTTCACGGCGGCCGAGCAGCAGCTCACGGCCGGGTTGGCCGTCGAGCCGCGGAGTGTGCGGCTGTTGCGCGCCTTCGGCCGAATCAAGGAAATGCAGGGCCAGCCCGCGGCGGCGGCCGACTACTACCGGCAGGCGCTCGCGATTGATCCGGATCTGAAGGATTGCCAGGCGGACCTGGCGCGCATCGAGCAGGCCCGGCCGAACTAG
- a CDS encoding DUF3553 domain-containing protein, producing the protein MSDLEITADLVGHRVCNPVRPEWGTGTVLRVQSGTTGDQPVHRVSVQFATGHRTLVIPPGRLAEPADEPQRAAGWLDTVGRRTLDDQLVAVPAAVREFLGTSAQRIVVLARLYELGDDGNALLKWARSQTGVADPLAHWTRDEIRAAFTEFCARRDRMLREAVGAVRSSGGQAGVEEALSEVPETARANILATLG; encoded by the coding sequence ATGTCCGATCTGGAGATCACCGCCGACCTCGTCGGCCACCGGGTGTGCAACCCTGTGCGCCCCGAGTGGGGCACCGGAACCGTTTTGCGCGTGCAATCCGGCACGACCGGCGATCAGCCCGTTCACCGGGTGTCCGTGCAGTTCGCGACCGGTCATCGGACGCTCGTCATCCCCCCGGGCCGCCTGGCCGAGCCCGCGGACGAGCCCCAACGTGCCGCCGGCTGGCTCGACACCGTCGGCCGCCGCACCCTCGACGACCAACTCGTCGCCGTGCCGGCGGCGGTTCGCGAGTTCCTTGGCACCTCTGCCCAGCGCATCGTCGTCCTCGCCCGCCTTTACGAGCTCGGCGATGACGGCAATGCCCTCCTGAAGTGGGCCCGCAGCCAGACCGGCGTCGCCGACCCGCTCGCCCACTGGACCCGCGACGAGATTCGCGCGGCGTTCACCGAATTCTGCGCCCGACGGGACCGAATGCTGCGCGAGGCCGTCGGGGCCGTCCGCAGTTCCGGTGGCCAGGCCGGGGTAGAGGAAGCGCTGAGCGAGGTGCCGGAAACCGCCCGCGCCAACATTCTCGCAACCCTCGGCTAA
- a CDS encoding sulfatase, translating into MPRPSEPSAGRTRQPTRRRRRILIALVVVFGALVATWTALRPGSRGRASSAARPNVLLIVADTLRADRLGSHGSALGATPQLDAFATESTRFARAYAHAPWTLPAFASLFTSLSPPQHGAGGRLGEFRGLRPDVRTVAEVFHDAGYATAEITNIDFLAERFGMTQGFKHVDFVPTDNVEGRRATQTTDAALRWLRSARTQPFFLFVHYFDPHLTYDPPADFRQRFAAPEDHGDTRWLFGTVPQMIAYRQGKLSIDAPTIRRAERLYNGEVAFTDAEVGRLIAALREMQLADSTIIVFTADHGEEFLDHGGFEHGHTLYEELVHVPLLIRYPGHLTPGVAASVVRHIDVAPTLCALAGIQPDPMFAGQNLLDVVGIDPPLDRPVLFEGNFWGPPYRGWLHDGYKLIIDPDQNVALFSIGEDPGETSDLSGTAADRLRTAQADLDLALKELHGPSGADAAPLQLTPEETRRLRSLGYLR; encoded by the coding sequence ATGCCGCGTCCCTCTGAACCGTCCGCCGGCCGCACTCGGCAGCCCACGCGCCGCCGGCGACGCATCCTCATCGCCCTCGTGGTCGTGTTCGGAGCCCTGGTGGCCACTTGGACCGCGCTGCGCCCCGGCTCGCGGGGCCGCGCCTCGTCCGCGGCGCGCCCGAACGTGCTGCTCATCGTCGCCGACACGTTGCGCGCCGATCGCCTCGGCTCCCACGGCAGCGCGCTCGGCGCCACACCCCAGCTCGACGCCTTCGCGACTGAAAGCACCCGCTTCGCCCGCGCGTATGCGCATGCCCCCTGGACGCTGCCGGCGTTCGCTTCGCTCTTCACGTCGCTGTCGCCGCCCCAGCACGGGGCCGGCGGCCGACTCGGTGAGTTCCGCGGCCTGCGCCCGGATGTCCGTACCGTCGCCGAGGTCTTCCACGACGCGGGTTACGCGACGGCGGAAATCACAAACATCGACTTCCTCGCCGAGCGGTTCGGCATGACGCAGGGGTTCAAGCACGTGGATTTCGTGCCCACCGACAACGTCGAGGGCCGCCGCGCGACACAAACCACTGACGCGGCGCTCCGCTGGCTGCGCTCGGCACGGACTCAGCCGTTTTTTCTCTTCGTGCACTACTTCGATCCTCATCTCACGTACGACCCGCCCGCCGACTTCCGGCAGCGCTTCGCCGCGCCCGAGGACCACGGCGACACACGCTGGCTGTTCGGTACCGTGCCCCAAATGATCGCCTATCGCCAGGGCAAGCTCTCGATCGACGCGCCGACGATCCGGCGGGCCGAAAGGCTCTACAACGGCGAAGTCGCCTTCACCGACGCCGAGGTCGGCCGGTTGATCGCCGCGCTGCGGGAAATGCAGCTCGCGGACTCGACCATCATCGTCTTCACCGCCGACCACGGCGAGGAATTTCTTGACCACGGCGGGTTCGAGCACGGCCACACGCTCTACGAGGAACTCGTCCACGTCCCGCTGCTGATCCGCTACCCGGGGCATTTGACGCCGGGTGTCGCTGCATCCGTCGTCCGGCACATCGATGTGGCACCGACGCTGTGCGCACTGGCGGGCATTCAGCCCGATCCCATGTTCGCCGGCCAGAACCTGCTGGACGTGGTCGGGATCGACCCGCCCTTGGATCGCCCGGTGCTCTTCGAGGGCAACTTCTGGGGCCCGCCCTACCGTGGCTGGCTGCACGACGGGTACAAGCTGATCATCGACCCGGATCAGAACGTGGCTCTTTTTAGTATCGGCGAAGATCCGGGAGAGACGAGCGACCTGAGCGGCACGGCTGCGGACCGGCTGCGCACAGCCCAAGCCGACCTCGATCTGGCCCTCAAGGAGTTGCACGGTCCGTCCGGCGCCGACGCTGCCCCGCTCCAGCTCACTCCGGAAGAGACCCGCCGGCTGCGCTCCCTCGGATACCTGCGCTAG
- a CDS encoding ParA family protein, giving the protein MRSIAIINQKGGVGKTTSAVNLSAALAREGQHVLLMDLDPQAHATLHLGIDVGQTDTSIYDVIARGAALADAAHSVAEHLVVVPAHIDLVGAEIELAGRDDRETVLTRVLHPYQDGFDYCFIDCAPSLGLLTLNALAAVDEVIIPLQPHFLALQGLGRLLDTITLVRTEINPALHVSGIVLCMYEAGTKLAQEVRDDVIRFVAGAEPDAPWHGARVFDRVIRRNIKLAECPSFGQTIFDYAPGSHGAEDYLALAREIAANPRRTPAPAAVVQDSTSP; this is encoded by the coding sequence ATGCGGTCGATCGCCATCATCAACCAAAAAGGCGGCGTCGGAAAAACCACCAGCGCGGTCAATCTGTCGGCGGCCCTGGCCCGCGAGGGACAGCACGTGCTGCTCATGGACCTGGATCCGCAGGCCCATGCGACGCTGCATCTGGGCATCGACGTCGGCCAGACCGACACGAGCATCTACGACGTCATCGCCCGCGGCGCGGCCCTCGCGGACGCGGCCCACTCCGTTGCCGAGCATCTCGTCGTCGTGCCCGCCCACATCGACCTCGTCGGCGCGGAGATCGAACTTGCCGGCCGCGACGACCGCGAGACCGTGCTCACCCGCGTCCTGCACCCCTACCAGGACGGGTTCGACTACTGCTTCATCGACTGCGCTCCATCCCTTGGCCTGCTTACCCTCAACGCGCTGGCCGCTGTGGATGAGGTCATCATCCCGCTCCAACCGCACTTCCTCGCGTTGCAGGGCCTCGGGCGACTGCTCGACACGATCACCCTCGTACGTACTGAGATCAACCCGGCGCTCCATGTCTCCGGCATCGTGCTGTGCATGTACGAGGCCGGCACCAAGCTCGCCCAGGAAGTCCGCGACGACGTGATCCGCTTTGTCGCCGGCGCCGAGCCCGACGCGCCCTGGCACGGGGCGCGCGTCTTCGACCGCGTGATCCGTCGCAACATCAAACTCGCCGAATGCCCGAGCTTCGGCCAAACGATCTTCGACTACGCGCCCGGCAGCCACGGCGCCGAGGACTACCTCGCGCTGGCCCGCGAAATCGCAGCCAACCCCCGTCGCACGCCCGCGCCGGCTGCTGTCGTACAGGACTCGACCAGCCCGTGA